The proteins below are encoded in one region of Myxococcales bacterium:
- the rpsO gene encoding 30S ribosomal protein S15, whose product MISAEVKQEVIKDFQRQEGDTGSSEVQVALLTRRISDLADHFKTHAKDHHSRRGLLKIVSQRRRLLDYLKRDDVQRYATLIGRLGLRR is encoded by the coding sequence TTGATCTCCGCGGAAGTGAAACAAGAAGTCATCAAAGATTTTCAGCGCCAAGAAGGCGATACCGGCTCATCCGAGGTGCAGGTTGCGTTGTTGACCCGACGGATCAGCGATCTCGCGGATCACTTCAAGACCCATGCAAAGGATCACCATTCGCGGCGAGGCCTGCTGAAGATCGTGAGTCAGCGCCGCCGGCTTCTGGACTATTTGAAACGAGATGATGTACAGCGATACGCGACGCTCATTGGGCGTCTCGGATTGCGTCGCTAG